The Chrysoperla carnea chromosome X, inChrCarn1.1, whole genome shotgun sequence genome includes a region encoding these proteins:
- the LOC123303019 gene encoding nischarin, translated as MANFFENRNNTTISIPRTEEENNIIFYVIEMQVGSINWTVRHRYSDFYDLHIKLVSDHGVPKDTIPPKKIIRKKCPFFISQRREGLEIYMKTVLNYLQRALPLELALFLNFQLYEITYILQDLALKFFLKGDTLLHCAQWIIMSPLQLHALSERLKQPCPETVIDKRRDFSHVLDVCSQTHKVYVIGSDEPYETSNVIPNSLTFECSSFKALKQLRITNFPLKNITQLGTLRETLQTLKIENTNVQNISQVLLCDSIHKVPNSSTYQIWTNLTELYLSDNQLTSIDETVKLMPKLKILNCNQNQLNDIKNLVHLSNLSYVYLSSNLFYLTDNLHTKLGNILHLDLSANYIKTLQGFSKLYSLEFLDISSNQICSLDEVKHIGNLPCLENLRLTGNPVSVIVDYRVKVLEQFGPRASELCLDNEMPSQTELDTICVLQAIRIVKEGRTPTFDGTENPSLFMNNNSTP; from the exons atggcaaattttttcgaaaatcgtaatAATACAACAATATCAATACCTCGAACCGAGGaagaaaataacataattttctaTGTGATCGAAATGCAAGTGGGCTCAATAAATTGGACCGTACGCCATCGatacagtgatttttacgacTTACATATAAAACTGGTATCGGATCATGGTGTACCAAAAGATACGATACCACCGAagaaaattatacgaaaaaaatgtcCATTTTTTATATCACAACGACGTGAAGGTTTAGAAATTTACATGAAAacagtattaaattatttacaacgtGCATTACCTTTGGAATTAgcattattcttaaattttcaactttatgaaatCACTTACATATTACAAGATTTAGCgctaaaattctttttaaaagggGATACTTTGTTACATTGTGCACAATGGATTATTATGTCACCGTTACAGTTACATGCGTTAAGTGAACGTTTAAAACAACCGTGTCCAGAAACTGTGATTGATAAACGACGTGATTTTAGTCACGTCTTAGATGTTTGTTCACAAACGCATAAAGTTTATGTGATTGGATCAGATGAACCGTATGAAACCAGTAATGTTATTCCAAATTCATTAACTTTTGAGTGTTCATCATTTAag gctTTAAAACAATTGcgaataacaaattttccattaaaaaatattacacaattAGGCACATTAAGGGAAACATtgcaaacattaaaaattgagaatacaaatgtacaaaatatcagtcaagtATTACTTTGTGATTCAATTCATAAAGTTCCAAATTCATCTACTTATCAG atttggACGAATTTAACAGAATTATATTTAAGTGATAATCAATTAACAAGTATTGATGAGACAGTAAAATTGatgccaaaattaaaaatattaaattgcaatCAGAATCAACTaaatgatatcaaaaatttagtaCATCTATCGAATTTAAGTTACGTTTATCTCTCatcaaatctattttatttaactgaCAACTTACATACAAAATTGGGTAACATCTTACATTTAGATCTATCAGCGAATTACATCAAAACGTTGCAAGGTTTCTCAAAACTCTACTCATTAGAGTTCTTAGACATCAGTTCGAATCAAATATGCAGCTTGGATGAAGTGAAACATATTGGAAACTTACCATGTTTAGAAAATTTACGTTTAACTGGTAATCCGGTATCGGTCATTGTTGATTATCGTGTTAAAGTGCTGGAACAATTTGGTCCACGTGCCAGTGAATTATGTCTGGATAATGAAATGCCATCTCAAACTGAATTGGACACGATATGTGTGCTACAAGCGATACGGATTGTGAAGGAGGGCCGAACACCAACATTTGATGGAACAGAAAATCCATcgttatttatgaataataattctacaccataa